The following proteins come from a genomic window of Pectobacterium actinidiae:
- the mioC gene encoding FMN-binding protein MioC, producing MADITLISGSTLGSAEYVAEHLAELLEKDDFSTEILHGPTLDALPESGIWLVVTSTHGAGEFPDNLKALFEQLEQQKPDLSQVSFGAVGIGSKEYDTFCGAIQTADRVLAQLGAKRIGEVLEIDITQHQIPEDPAEEWLGSWVNLLK from the coding sequence ATGGCAGACATTACCTTGATCAGTGGCAGTACCCTTGGCAGCGCCGAATATGTTGCAGAACATTTGGCCGAACTGCTGGAGAAGGATGATTTTTCCACTGAAATTCTGCATGGCCCTACGCTTGATGCGCTGCCTGAAAGCGGTATATGGCTGGTGGTGACCTCTACGCACGGTGCTGGGGAGTTCCCTGACAACCTGAAAGCGCTGTTTGAACAGTTGGAACAGCAAAAGCCCGATCTTTCTCAGGTGAGTTTCGGTGCGGTGGGGATCGGGAGTAAAGAATACGACACGTTCTGTGGCGCGATCCAAACAGCGGATCGTGTACTGGCTCAATTAGGGGCTAAACGGATCGGTGAAGTCCTCGAGATCGACATCACTCAGCATCAGATTCCAGAAGATCCAGCGGAAGAATGGCTAGGATCGTGGGTTAATTTACTCAAATAA
- the asnC gene encoding transcriptional regulator AsnC: MAEIYQIDNLDRGILSALMENARTPYAELAKQFSVSPGTIHVRVEKMKQAGIIVGTRLDVNPKQLGYDVCCFIGIILKSAKDYPSALEKLNNLEEVVEAYYTTGHYSIFIKVMCRSIEALQHVLINKIQTIDEIQSTETLISLQNPIMRTITP; this comes from the coding sequence GTGGCAGAAATTTATCAGATCGATAATCTCGATCGCGGCATCCTTTCCGCCTTAATGGAAAATGCGCGCACGCCTTATGCCGAACTGGCAAAACAGTTTTCCGTCAGTCCAGGTACAATCCACGTTCGGGTGGAAAAAATGAAGCAGGCAGGCATCATTGTTGGCACACGTCTGGATGTGAATCCAAAGCAGCTAGGCTATGACGTATGCTGTTTTATCGGCATCATTTTGAAAAGCGCCAAAGATTATCCCTCTGCGCTAGAGAAGCTGAACAATCTGGAAGAAGTGGTTGAGGCCTACTACACCACCGGGCATTACAGCATTTTTATTAAGGTCATGTGTCGCTCGATCGAGGCACTGCAACATGTGCTTATCAACAAGATCCAAACAATTGATGAAATTCAGTCCACTGAAACGCTAATCTCGCTGCAAAACCCCATCATGCGGACGATCACGCCATAA